CATTTAGAAAAGCTTGTGGATGTTTATGATTACCTTTCTTATCTTTTTCACTAATCATATCATTAAAATCACCAAATACAAACCAAGGTAATGATGATTTTACAGCTAGACATCTCAACAGCTCCCATGAATCTCTCCTTCGAGTTCTTTCCGGATACCCGTAAAACCCCGTTAACCTCCAAATAGaaacattattatttaatatattaacATCTATGAAGTTGCTATCAGCTTCCACAACCTCACAATGAATACTTTTATCCCACATCAGAGCTAGTCCTCCACTCCTACCTTGACTGTCAACTGACCAACAATGTTCAAAGCCCATCTTCTTACTCAACTTCCTTCTTAT
This sequence is a window from Apium graveolens cultivar Ventura chromosome 9, ASM990537v1, whole genome shotgun sequence. Protein-coding genes within it:
- the LOC141685620 gene encoding uncharacterized protein LOC141685620, which gives rise to MKTISWNYRGLGNSRAVRALGDLVKSRKPNMLFLMETLSNTDIRRKLSKKMGFEHCWSVDSQGRSGGLALMWDKSIHCEVVEADSNFIDVNILNNNVSIWRLTGFYGYPERTRRRDSWELLRCLAVKSSLPWFVFGDFNDMISEKDKKGNHKHPQAFLNGFKEVLDEIQLIELDLMRGRCTWEKSRGTLGWVRERIDRVFASASWWKKFPLCKLVVHHVIYSDHDPI